A genomic stretch from Thauera sp. GDN1 includes:
- a CDS encoding SulP family inorganic anion transporter, with protein MPATTAATSRTLLTRWHDYRRSVLGDDLIAAAIVTILLVPQSLAYAMLAGLPPVVGVMASLLPIVAYAAFGSSSSLAVGPVAVLAMMTAQAVGGVAASHQVTPHLAALVLALEMAVVFLVAALFRLETLAALLGAPVLHGFITGASLVIAIGQFPALLGVQAGGSTVLALWQSLAGASHPLPHGTTALIGVLALAMLWALRRHGSAVLQALGVRPRTAQLLARTAPIVVVAASIAWVAGFPQLNEGVALSGGIRLGEGLAFPMPWTAPLPVWRELLAPAVLLGLVAYVESLAVAEALGARRGERVSPRRELFGLAAANAAASVSGGMPVTGGFARSIVNFDAGARTRMAGVWTALFLAVAIALLGDVLHYLPRAVLAATIVIAVLSLVDFTPFVLAWRYSRTEFALMLMVAALTLTVGVKEALLAGVVGAVGLLLQRTARPHWTEVGRLAGTDVFRNVNRFEVETLPEVLSIRVDESLVFTNSRWISETLSSALARRPNLRHVVLMMSGVNGIDLTGLEVLMQLDRELRAKGLQLHFSELKGPVRDRLDRAGVTVWLSGRIFMTQAEAFTVLGSAPQRSTD; from the coding sequence ATGCCCGCAACGACTGCCGCGACCTCCCGCACCCTGCTCACACGCTGGCACGACTATCGACGCAGCGTACTGGGCGACGACCTGATCGCGGCGGCGATCGTCACCATCCTGCTGGTGCCGCAGAGTCTGGCCTACGCCATGCTCGCCGGCCTGCCGCCGGTGGTGGGCGTGATGGCGAGCCTGCTGCCGATCGTCGCCTACGCCGCCTTTGGCTCCAGCAGCAGCCTGGCCGTGGGGCCGGTCGCGGTGCTGGCGATGATGACGGCGCAGGCGGTCGGCGGCGTCGCCGCCTCGCATCAGGTCACGCCGCACCTGGCTGCGCTGGTGCTGGCGCTGGAGATGGCGGTGGTGTTCCTCGTCGCCGCACTGTTCCGCCTCGAGACGCTGGCGGCGCTGCTCGGCGCCCCGGTGCTGCACGGTTTCATCACCGGAGCCTCACTGGTGATTGCGATCGGCCAGTTCCCCGCACTGCTGGGGGTGCAGGCCGGCGGTAGCACGGTGCTCGCACTGTGGCAGTCGCTCGCCGGCGCCAGTCATCCGCTGCCCCATGGGACCACCGCACTCATCGGCGTGCTGGCGCTCGCGATGCTGTGGGCCTTGCGCCGGCACGGCAGCGCTGTGCTGCAAGCACTGGGCGTCAGGCCCCGGACCGCACAGCTGCTGGCGCGTACCGCGCCCATCGTCGTGGTCGCAGCGTCGATCGCCTGGGTCGCCGGCTTCCCGCAACTGAATGAGGGCGTCGCCCTGTCCGGAGGCATCCGCCTTGGCGAGGGCCTGGCTTTCCCGATGCCGTGGACGGCGCCCTTGCCGGTGTGGCGTGAGCTGCTTGCACCGGCCGTACTGCTGGGACTGGTGGCGTATGTCGAGAGCCTCGCCGTGGCCGAGGCCCTCGGCGCACGCCGCGGCGAGAGGGTGTCGCCCCGGCGCGAACTCTTCGGACTGGCAGCGGCCAACGCCGCGGCCAGCGTGTCCGGCGGCATGCCGGTCACCGGCGGTTTCGCGCGCAGCATCGTCAACTTCGACGCTGGCGCGCGCACGCGCATGGCCGGCGTATGGACCGCGCTCTTCCTGGCGGTGGCGATCGCGCTGCTGGGTGACGTGCTGCACTACCTGCCGCGCGCCGTACTCGCCGCGACCATCGTCATCGCCGTGCTGTCGCTGGTGGATTTTACGCCCTTCGTGCTGGCGTGGCGCTACTCGCGCACCGAGTTCGCCCTGATGCTGATGGTGGCGGCGCTGACGCTGACGGTGGGGGTGAAGGAGGCCTTGCTCGCCGGTGTGGTCGGTGCCGTCGGCCTACTGCTGCAGCGCACCGCCCGCCCCCACTGGACCGAAGTCGGGCGCCTGGCCGGCACCGACGTGTTCCGCAACGTCAATCGCTTCGAGGTGGAGACGCTGCCGGAGGTCTTGTCGATCCGGGTCGATGAGAGTCTGGTGTTCACCAACTCACGCTGGATCTCCGAGACCCTGTCGTCAGCCCTGGCGCGCCGCCCGAACCTGCGCCACGTGGTGCTGATGATGAGCGGGGTCAACGGCATCGACCTCACCGGCCTCGAGGTCCTGATGCAGCTCGACCGCGAGCTGCGCGCCAAAGGCCTGCAGCTGCATTTCTCGGAACTGAAAGGTCCGGTGCGTGACCGCCTGGACCGGGCCGGGGTGACGGTGTGGCTGTCGGGCCGCATCTTCATGACCCAGGCCGAAGCGTTCACGGTGCTCGGGTCAGCCCCGCAGAGATCCACCGACTAA
- a CDS encoding cytochrome b/b6 domain-containing protein — MNERLYLFTRFERFWHWAQAGLIITLLFTGFAIHGSHGLVGFRKAVEIHEIAAWLLIALWILAIFWHFTTGQWKHYIPTVSNIDRMVRYYAYGIFIGAPHPYKVTQERKHNPLQRLAYLGVKLFINPLVWISGLVYLFWGSLQGSLPAGLGLQQVATAHTVGAFLMLAFLIVHVYLATAGHTPLAHIKAMITGWEDVH, encoded by the coding sequence ATGAACGAGCGCCTCTACCTCTTCACCCGCTTCGAGCGCTTCTGGCACTGGGCGCAGGCGGGGCTGATCATCACGCTGCTGTTTACCGGCTTTGCGATCCACGGCAGCCATGGGCTGGTGGGGTTCCGGAAGGCGGTAGAGATCCACGAGATTGCCGCATGGCTGCTGATCGCACTCTGGATCCTGGCGATCTTCTGGCACTTCACCACCGGGCAATGGAAGCACTACATCCCGACCGTCAGTAACATCGACCGTATGGTGCGCTACTACGCCTATGGGATTTTCATCGGTGCGCCACACCCCTACAAGGTGACGCAGGAGCGCAAGCACAACCCACTGCAACGTCTCGCCTACCTAGGGGTGAAGCTGTTCATCAACCCGCTGGTGTGGATCAGCGGCCTGGTGTACCTGTTCTGGGGCTCCCTGCAGGGCAGCCTGCCCGCCGGCTTGGGCTTGCAGCAGGTTGCCACGGCGCACACGGTGGGCGCATTCCTGATGCTCGCCTTCCTGATCGTACATGTGTATCTGGCGACGGCCGGGCATACGCCGCTGGCCCACATCAAGGCGATGATCACCGGCTGGGAAGATGTGCACTAG
- a CDS encoding tetrathionate reductase family octaheme c-type cytochrome, producing the protein MKTRLHGFARSLIVIATVAFGSVAMAATGTADHTKFKELQGPFTSGEEVTAACLACHTEAAKQVMATRHWTWEYVNPDTGQKLGKKTMLNGFCIGDRSNEPFCQSCHIGYGWKDASFDFKDEKKVDCLACHNTGEYRKLAGFAGHPPYERTEFPAKSGKFVEAVNLAKVAQNVGATSRQTCGACHYYGGGGDGVKHGDLDSSLNKPSKELDVHMAVDGLNFTCASCHKTDQHKVAGSRISMTGADPHGAIIRGEKTDRNPATCQACHGERPHKGGFAHAERLNDHTRTLACQTCHIPEFARGGVPTKMGWDWSTAGKLTPEGKPFQNKDEKGHVIYDSKKGDFVLGESVTPDYLWFDGKVSYTQPDTRIDPSKRVEVNSFHGTPGAADARIWPVKTFHGKQPYDTEHLTLLVPHTAVPDDTAFWFNFDWAKALKAGAEATGQPYSGKFDFVETSMLWPITHMVAPKEKALECAQCHADNGRLAGVPGVWMPGRDRSGLLDRLGFGLAGLILLGVAGHGGLRFLTRNKHAHRKEH; encoded by the coding sequence ATGAAGACGCGACTACACGGCTTTGCTAGATCGCTTATCGTCATCGCGACGGTGGCTTTCGGATCCGTTGCCATGGCCGCCACCGGCACAGCAGACCACACCAAGTTCAAGGAACTGCAGGGCCCCTTCACGAGTGGCGAGGAAGTGACCGCTGCCTGTCTTGCCTGCCACACCGAGGCCGCCAAGCAGGTGATGGCGACGCGGCACTGGACTTGGGAATACGTAAATCCGGATACCGGCCAGAAGCTGGGCAAGAAAACCATGCTTAACGGCTTCTGCATCGGCGACCGCTCCAACGAACCTTTCTGCCAGTCCTGTCACATCGGTTACGGCTGGAAGGACGCGAGCTTCGACTTCAAGGACGAGAAGAAGGTCGACTGTCTTGCCTGTCACAACACAGGCGAATACCGGAAGTTGGCTGGCTTTGCCGGACATCCGCCTTATGAACGCACGGAGTTCCCGGCCAAGTCGGGCAAGTTCGTCGAGGCCGTCAATCTGGCAAAGGTTGCGCAAAACGTAGGCGCGACGTCGCGCCAGACCTGCGGCGCGTGTCACTACTATGGTGGGGGCGGCGATGGCGTGAAGCATGGCGATCTCGACTCTTCGCTCAACAAGCCGTCGAAGGAGCTCGACGTGCACATGGCAGTGGACGGACTGAACTTCACTTGTGCGAGTTGCCACAAGACCGACCAGCACAAGGTGGCCGGCAGCCGTATCAGCATGACCGGCGCCGATCCGCATGGCGCGATCATTCGCGGCGAGAAGACCGACCGTAACCCGGCGACGTGCCAGGCTTGCCATGGCGAGCGTCCGCACAAGGGCGGCTTCGCCCACGCCGAGCGGCTCAATGACCATACGCGCACGCTGGCCTGTCAGACGTGCCACATCCCCGAATTCGCGCGCGGTGGCGTACCAACCAAGATGGGATGGGACTGGTCGACCGCCGGCAAGCTGACACCCGAAGGCAAGCCCTTCCAGAACAAGGACGAGAAGGGCCACGTCATCTACGACAGCAAGAAGGGCGACTTCGTCCTCGGCGAGAGCGTCACGCCTGACTACCTGTGGTTCGACGGCAAGGTCAGCTACACGCAGCCCGACACCAGGATCGATCCCTCCAAGCGGGTCGAGGTCAACAGTTTCCACGGTACGCCGGGTGCGGCGGATGCGCGGATCTGGCCGGTCAAGACCTTCCACGGCAAGCAACCTTACGACACCGAACACCTGACGCTGCTGGTGCCCCACACGGCCGTGCCGGACGACACCGCATTCTGGTTCAACTTCGACTGGGCCAAGGCCCTGAAGGCCGGCGCGGAAGCGACCGGTCAGCCCTACAGCGGCAAGTTCGATTTCGTCGAAACCTCGATGCTATGGCCGATCACGCACATGGTGGCGCCGAAGGAGAAGGCGCTCGAGTGCGCCCAATGCCATGCCGACAACGGCCGCCTAGCAGGCGTGCCGGGCGTGTGGATGCCCGGTCGCGACCGCTCTGGCCTGCTCGACAGGCTGGGTTTCGGGCTGGCAGGTCTGATTCTGCTGGGCGTCGCGGGGCATGGCGGCCTGCGCTTCCTGACGCGCAACAAGCACGCCCACCGCAAGGAGCACTGA
- a CDS encoding ABC transporter ATP-binding protein produces MAEPVLHLEGIRKAYGSGDTEYEVLHGIDLRLERGEFAALIGPSGSGKSTLLNLIGLLDRPTAGRLVIDGEETSALDDTGLTRLRGQRIGFVFQHHHLIPAFTAEENVAMPQLVALGWPNAAMFARAGALLARVGLAERRQQLANRLSGGQQQRVAIARALMMAPSLVLADEPTGNLDTHSADEVFALLREVNEQLGTSFLIVTHDPRLAKRCDRVIELIDGTVVADRPNALR; encoded by the coding sequence GTGGCTGAGCCCGTCCTGCACCTTGAGGGGATTCGCAAGGCCTACGGCAGCGGCGATACCGAGTACGAGGTATTACATGGCATCGATCTGCGCCTCGAGCGTGGTGAGTTCGCAGCGCTCATCGGCCCGTCCGGTTCAGGTAAGAGCACGCTGCTCAACCTGATCGGCTTGCTCGACCGCCCCACTGCGGGTCGCCTGGTGATCGACGGTGAGGAGACCTCTGCGCTGGATGATACCGGCCTGACGCGCTTGCGCGGGCAGCGCATCGGTTTCGTGTTCCAGCACCATCACCTGATACCCGCTTTCACCGCCGAAGAAAACGTTGCCATGCCGCAGTTGGTCGCGCTTGGTTGGCCGAATGCGGCCATGTTTGCACGGGCAGGGGCGTTGCTCGCACGGGTGGGGTTGGCGGAGCGCAGGCAGCAGCTTGCCAATCGGCTATCCGGGGGGCAACAGCAGCGCGTCGCCATTGCCCGCGCACTGATGATGGCGCCCTCGCTGGTCCTGGCCGATGAGCCCACCGGCAACCTCGACACGCACTCGGCAGACGAGGTCTTTGCACTGCTGCGCGAGGTCAATGAGCAGCTGGGGACGAGCTTTCTGATCGTGACCCACGATCCGCGTCTCGCCAAGCGTTGTGATCGCGTCATCGAGCTTATCGACGGGACAGTCGTCGCCGATCGTCCGAACGCACTGCGATAG
- a CDS encoding ABC transporter permease, which yields MKSWLPFEWIAALRFLREGRMQSLLIVVGVGVGVAVIVFMSALLSGLQANLVRRTLSSQAHVVLLPAEEVARPQGTTGEEAIRLQKQAQRLRSIDQWQQIRDRLHDWQEIAAVSPVASGPAFVVRGDANKAITLIGIDPAHYNRVISLSDRLTAGQLRVGAGEAVIGIELAKDLGADVGDKLRISSAGSAAETLTITGLFDLGNKGVNARNVYVGLRTGQTLLDLVGGVSSIELALYDLDEAERVAQRIAAQTGLIADSWIRTNAQFVTALTSQRVSSNVIRFFVGLSVAFGIASVLVVSVIQRSREIGILRAMGATQAQMRRIFLLQGGIVGFCGSLLGSGLAWSFLLMWQLMARNPDGTPLFVIAFEPLLVGVAAGGASLVGILAALLPARRAASLDPVVAIRG from the coding sequence ATGAAGTCCTGGCTGCCTTTTGAGTGGATTGCTGCCTTGCGCTTTCTGCGCGAGGGCCGAATGCAGTCGCTGCTGATTGTCGTAGGTGTGGGCGTGGGGGTCGCTGTGATCGTATTCATGTCGGCTTTGCTGTCGGGGCTGCAGGCCAATCTCGTGCGCCGCACATTGAGCTCACAGGCCCATGTCGTGCTTTTGCCCGCTGAAGAGGTCGCACGCCCCCAAGGCACGACGGGGGAAGAGGCAATCCGCCTGCAAAAACAGGCGCAGCGCCTGCGCTCCATCGACCAGTGGCAGCAGATTCGCGACCGGTTACATGACTGGCAGGAAATCGCGGCGGTGTCGCCGGTGGCCTCTGGGCCGGCCTTTGTCGTGCGCGGGGACGCGAACAAGGCGATCACCTTGATCGGTATCGACCCCGCGCACTACAACCGGGTCATCTCGCTTAGCGATCGCCTTACCGCAGGCCAGTTGCGGGTCGGCGCGGGCGAGGCGGTCATCGGCATTGAGCTGGCCAAGGACCTCGGCGCCGACGTCGGTGACAAGCTGCGTATTAGCAGTGCAGGCAGCGCGGCGGAGACCCTGACCATCACCGGGCTGTTCGATTTGGGTAACAAGGGTGTCAATGCACGCAATGTGTATGTTGGACTGCGCACCGGACAGACGCTGCTTGACTTGGTCGGCGGCGTGTCCAGTATCGAACTGGCCTTGTACGACCTTGACGAGGCCGAGCGCGTTGCCCAACGCATTGCAGCACAAACCGGTTTGATCGCCGATAGTTGGATTCGCACCAATGCCCAGTTCGTTACCGCGCTGACCTCGCAGCGGGTGTCGAGTAACGTGATCCGGTTCTTTGTCGGCCTGTCGGTTGCCTTCGGCATCGCCAGCGTACTGGTCGTGTCGGTCATCCAGCGCAGCAGGGAGATCGGGATCTTGCGTGCGATGGGAGCCACCCAGGCACAGATGCGGCGCATCTTTCTGTTGCAAGGCGGAATTGTCGGGTTTTGTGGGTCCTTGCTGGGCTCGGGCTTGGCCTGGAGCTTCTTACTGATGTGGCAACTGATGGCGCGTAATCCCGATGGCACGCCGCTCTTCGTGATCGCGTTCGAGCCGCTCCTTGTCGGGGTTGCCGCCGGTGGCGCCAGCCTGGTCGGCATCCTCGCAGCACTGCTTCCGGCTCGTCGCGCGGCCAGCCTAGACCCAGTGGTGGCAATCCGTGGCTGA
- a CDS encoding efflux RND transporter periplasmic adaptor subunit, whose protein sequence is MAFRGETVTVVEVRQGELRQSVVASGRVRTPLRIEMSAQIAGRVTEVGVREGDAVQPGQTLIRLDEREWEATVNQARAAVVQAESRLRQLQELGLPVAEQALRQAEANAVQATRNYQRVSELVTRGFYSQAQLDDALRAREVADSQLRSNRLQLASQQAGGSESELARSSLEQARAALAVAEARLGYATLRAPVSGTVLTRTVEPGDTVQPARALLTIAPLGETELTVQIDEKNLGLLKLGQLALASADAYPGEHFAAELIYIAPSVDALRGSVEVRLRVPEPPPYLKHEMTVSIDIETARREQTLIVPSEVVRGLDEGHPWVMVVRDGRTQRQAVRLGLRGTGSVEILEGVSQSDTLLPSTDDKPEGRAVRTRAAS, encoded by the coding sequence ATGGCCTTTCGTGGCGAAACCGTCACGGTTGTTGAGGTGCGCCAGGGGGAGTTGCGCCAGTCGGTGGTGGCTAGCGGGCGCGTGCGCACGCCCCTGCGCATCGAGATGTCGGCGCAGATTGCCGGGCGCGTGACGGAGGTCGGAGTGCGCGAAGGCGATGCCGTTCAGCCAGGCCAGACCCTGATCCGCCTCGACGAGCGTGAGTGGGAGGCGACCGTTAATCAGGCGCGTGCTGCGGTCGTGCAGGCCGAATCCAGGCTGCGTCAGCTCCAGGAGTTGGGGCTGCCAGTTGCCGAGCAGGCACTGCGGCAGGCCGAAGCCAATGCGGTGCAGGCGACACGCAACTATCAGCGGGTCAGCGAACTCGTCACCCGCGGCTTTTACAGCCAGGCGCAACTCGACGATGCGCTGCGCGCGCGCGAGGTTGCCGACAGTCAGTTGCGCAGCAACCGCCTGCAACTGGCCAGCCAGCAGGCGGGGGGCAGCGAGAGTGAGTTGGCGAGAAGCAGCCTTGAGCAAGCGCGTGCCGCACTGGCGGTCGCCGAGGCGAGGCTGGGCTATGCCACGCTGCGTGCGCCGGTCTCGGGCACCGTTTTGACGAGAACCGTGGAGCCCGGGGACACCGTGCAGCCGGCCCGGGCATTACTGACGATCGCTCCGCTGGGCGAGACGGAGCTCACCGTACAGATCGACGAGAAGAACCTCGGCCTGCTCAAACTGGGCCAGCTCGCGCTGGCCTCGGCCGATGCCTACCCGGGCGAGCACTTTGCTGCCGAACTCATCTACATCGCACCCTCGGTGGATGCGTTGCGGGGCTCGGTTGAAGTGCGCCTGCGCGTGCCCGAGCCGCCGCCTTACCTGAAGCACGAAATGACCGTATCGATCGACATTGAGACGGCTCGCAGGGAGCAGACGCTCATCGTTCCTTCAGAGGTCGTGCGAGGACTTGACGAGGGGCACCCCTGGGTAATGGTGGTAAGAGATGGGCGCACACAACGCCAGGCGGTGCGCCTCGGGCTGCGCGGCACGGGCAGCGTGGAGATCCTTGAGGGCGTCTCACAGAGCGATACGCTGTTGCCATCGACAGACGACAAGCCGGAGGGCCGTGCAGTTCGGACGCGTGCCGCATCATGA
- a CDS encoding sigma-54-dependent Fis family transcriptional regulator, protein MTIDPRPLPELISFLETLPEPHILCDREYRIIAANTAYRSANAGGRSVIGRTCYEVSHHYSVPCDRAGESCPLARSLQSGQRERVLHLHHTPRGEEYVNIELSPVRDEAGEIGWFIEKMEPMQVARGVADHRAMIGRAPAFQRMLELVSRVAPSEASVLLQGESGTGKELVATAVHEASRRADHPFVVVDCSGLPETLFESEVFGHERGAFTGAVARKAGLVEAASGGTLFLDEVGDIPLSMQVKLLRLLETGTYRRVGSTELRRADIRLVSATHRPLQQMIIDGSFRQDLYFRINTFPIRVPPLRERAEDLPLLVEALLDRVAPRRGLSLSSGAMRVLSAYAFPGNIRELRNVLERASLMCDGDVIGPEHLAEEVTINDNTGGTRLDGAVGRAAMDAREALSNGDGVVDLDELQRQALLRAVRSHTGSRRELARKLGLSERTLYRRLQALGVHVPRTE, encoded by the coding sequence ATGACAATCGATCCCCGCCCGCTTCCTGAACTCATCTCCTTTCTGGAAACGCTGCCCGAGCCCCATATCCTTTGCGATCGTGAGTACCGCATCATTGCGGCCAATACCGCCTATCGCAGTGCGAACGCGGGCGGGCGCAGCGTGATCGGTCGCACCTGCTACGAGGTCTCGCATCACTACAGCGTCCCATGCGACCGTGCAGGTGAATCCTGCCCGCTGGCGCGCAGCCTGCAATCGGGCCAGCGCGAGCGGGTGCTGCATCTGCATCACACCCCGCGTGGCGAGGAGTACGTGAATATCGAACTTTCGCCGGTGCGCGATGAAGCGGGCGAGATCGGTTGGTTCATTGAGAAGATGGAGCCGATGCAGGTGGCCCGCGGCGTGGCCGATCACCGCGCCATGATCGGCCGCGCACCCGCGTTCCAGCGCATGCTTGAATTGGTCTCCCGCGTTGCGCCGTCCGAGGCCAGCGTGCTGCTCCAGGGAGAGTCAGGTACGGGTAAGGAACTGGTGGCCACGGCGGTGCATGAAGCGAGTCGCCGTGCGGACCATCCCTTCGTCGTGGTCGATTGTTCGGGCTTGCCCGAGACGCTGTTCGAGAGCGAAGTGTTTGGTCATGAGCGTGGTGCCTTCACGGGGGCCGTAGCACGCAAGGCCGGCTTGGTGGAGGCAGCGAGCGGAGGCACCCTGTTCCTCGACGAGGTGGGTGATATTCCACTCAGCATGCAGGTGAAGCTGCTGCGGCTCCTGGAAACAGGCACTTACCGTCGGGTCGGCTCCACCGAACTGCGTCGTGCCGATATCCGCCTCGTCTCGGCGACGCATCGGCCCCTGCAACAAATGATCATCGATGGCAGTTTCCGGCAGGATCTCTACTTTCGTATCAACACCTTTCCGATCCGCGTGCCGCCCTTGCGCGAGCGCGCTGAAGACCTGCCTTTGCTTGTAGAGGCGCTGCTTGATCGGGTTGCGCCCCGCCGTGGCTTGAGTCTGTCCTCGGGGGCCATGCGCGTGCTGTCTGCTTATGCCTTTCCTGGGAATATTCGCGAGCTTCGAAACGTCCTCGAGCGCGCCAGCCTGATGTGTGATGGTGATGTGATCGGCCCGGAGCATCTGGCGGAAGAGGTGACCATTAATGACAACACGGGCGGCACTCGGCTGGATGGAGCGGTGGGCCGGGCCGCCATGGACGCCCGCGAGGCGCTATCGAACGGAGACGGTGTGGTCGACCTTGACGAACTGCAGCGTCAGGCCCTGCTGCGCGCCGTGCGTAGCCATACCGGAAGCCGGCGTGAGCTGGCGCGTAAGCTGGGGCTTAGCGAGCGGACCTTGTACCGGCGCTTGCAGGCGCTTGGTGTGCACGTCCCAAGGACTGAGTGA